A single genomic interval of uncultured Desulfobacter sp. harbors:
- a CDS encoding class I adenylate cyclase, with protein sequence MHNSSLPTENTLAAKLIRMKTAFSNYNVVRMREALRYLSGPKFDLFIKIPFLIHINHPQFPGYVPESPVACGIYNFKNSGFYKAVLDLEEIPRDILETETDIKDPCILGFYHIGSLGTFTQSAQSDFDYWIIIDRTCFTEQRYYNLEKKLNHIVKFSRENFDQEVTFFIMDQADIRKDCYAGFDAPETMIAPKLFLKEEFYRTFLMIAGKIPIWTILPANMRQGTYDRLVEHLFRQTELAFLLKDFIDLGKVEMPSGKDIYQGIRWHICKSKEDPVKALLKATMILSHTTNEKNSGMLLCDELKQKFAKAGIDDCESDPYKIMFDRVLNYHEVHAHDGLKLIKTAIFLRLCSYPEVKLPEPGSPKKQLIDKYIRTWNILPSHIKKLMSYQNWPEEGKQLLDTTLIQRLAGMYEQINAKGKAIEKDLPPAEQRNMKILNNKVKSCLNTESGKIPASSNFLTRHALPFLLITKNSMGKWILSAALSNTVHESVVHKSTAFLGLMGWIMENRLYRRNKTHIRLETELKLYESRDQAVSTDALYLVMQPVKPLFDGCFEDNARWTKILILLVCPDPSCGVAQVELLALNSWGELFLDQLKLDTDRPLNDRYRKIADKINQYTGEEIRLFFFQMADTRDANAVYQIKQFLADRFLMHRPGTPKKNRPMLDKL encoded by the coding sequence ATGCACAACTCGTCACTACCCACAGAAAACACCCTGGCTGCCAAACTGATTAGGATGAAAACAGCCTTTTCCAACTACAACGTGGTGAGAATGCGGGAGGCGCTGCGTTACCTTTCAGGCCCGAAATTTGACCTTTTTATCAAAATTCCTTTTCTCATCCACATTAACCATCCGCAATTTCCGGGGTATGTGCCTGAATCGCCTGTGGCCTGCGGCATTTATAATTTTAAAAATTCGGGATTTTACAAAGCGGTGCTGGACTTAGAAGAGATACCCCGGGATATTCTCGAAACTGAAACGGACATCAAAGATCCCTGCATCCTTGGTTTTTACCACATCGGTTCCTTAGGGACCTTTACCCAATCGGCCCAGTCGGATTTTGATTACTGGATCATCATTGACAGAACATGTTTTACGGAACAACGGTATTACAACCTTGAAAAAAAACTGAACCATATTGTTAAATTTTCCAGGGAAAACTTTGATCAGGAAGTAACGTTTTTCATTATGGATCAGGCCGATATCCGCAAAGACTGTTATGCCGGGTTTGATGCACCTGAAACAATGATTGCCCCCAAGTTGTTCCTTAAAGAAGAATTTTACCGGACGTTTTTAATGATTGCCGGCAAGATCCCGATCTGGACCATTTTGCCGGCAAATATGCGGCAAGGTACATACGACCGCCTGGTTGAACACCTGTTCCGGCAGACTGAACTGGCGTTTTTATTAAAAGATTTTATTGATCTTGGAAAGGTGGAAATGCCGTCGGGCAAGGACATTTACCAGGGCATCCGCTGGCATATCTGTAAATCAAAAGAAGATCCCGTCAAGGCCCTGCTTAAGGCCACGATGATCCTTTCCCACACAACAAACGAGAAAAATAGCGGCATGCTTCTGTGTGACGAACTCAAGCAAAAATTTGCAAAAGCAGGCATTGATGACTGTGAAAGTGATCCTTATAAAATTATGTTTGACAGGGTGCTGAACTACCACGAGGTCCATGCCCACGATGGGCTCAAACTTATAAAAACCGCCATATTTTTAAGGCTCTGCAGTTACCCTGAAGTCAAGCTGCCGGAACCGGGATCACCTAAAAAACAATTAATAGACAAATATATCCGAACCTGGAACATTCTTCCGTCCCATATCAAAAAACTGATGTCGTATCAAAACTGGCCGGAAGAGGGAAAACAGCTCCTTGACACAACCTTAATCCAACGCTTGGCCGGGATGTACGAACAGATCAACGCCAAAGGAAAGGCCATTGAAAAAGACCTGCCCCCGGCGGAACAAAGAAACATGAAAATTCTCAACAACAAAGTCAAATCGTGCCTGAACACGGAATCCGGCAAAATTCCGGCAAGTTCAAATTTTTTGACACGACATGCGCTTCCATTTCTTTTAATAACAAAAAATTCAATGGGAAAATGGATATTAAGCGCCGCGCTTTCAAACACAGTCCATGAAAGCGTTGTTCACAAATCCACGGCGTTCCTGGGCCTGATGGGATGGATCATGGAAAACCGGCTTTATCGAAGGAATAAAACCCATATCAGACTGGAAACCGAGCTTAAACTTTATGAAAGCAGGGATCAAGCAGTATCCACTGATGCCCTCTACCTGGTCATGCAGCCGGTCAAACCTCTTTTTGACGGCTGTTTTGAAGACAATGCCCGGTGGACCAAAATACTGATTCTGCTGGTTTGTCCCGATCCATCTTGCGGCGTAGCGCAAGTTGAACTGTTGGCCCTCAATTCCTGGGGGGAATTGTTTCTGGATCAATTGAAGCTTGACACCGACCGGCCCCTGAATGATAGGTATAGAAAAATAGCCGATAAAATTAACCAGTATACCGGGGAAGAGATCCGCCTGTTTTTTTTTCAGATGGCAGATACCCGGGATGCAAATGCCGTATACCAAATAAAGCAGTTTCTGGCGGACCGTTTTCTGATGCACCGACCGGGAACACCTAAAAAAAACCGTCCAATGCTGGATAAATTATAG